AGGCGCACCGCCTGCGTCTGCATGATCACATCGCGCAGCGAGGCGCCGATCGCGCGCGCCAGCGCCAGATCGGCGCGCGACCACGGGGCCGCGGTGCCGCGCACGATTTCCGACCACGCCTCGAAGGAGCGCCGCGGCGACAAGGTCAGCGGATCGTTGTCGACCATGGGCTTCGCGGGGTCGCCGGCCCAAGTCAGCTTGGCACGCTGCTCGCGCCGGAACCACATCAGCAGATTGCGGCCGCGCGTCGACAGATCGATCGCCAGCACGCCGCACACCACCGGCGTCAGGTAGGCCAGCGCCGGGTTGGCGCGCTCGACCGAGGCGCAGCTGAACAGCATCTGCTTCATTTCGCCGGACACCCAGCCGGCCAGCGCGCGCACCGCCTCGGTGGACGGCACCTCGCCGGCGGTCAGCAGTTCGCCGTCGTGCAGCAGCGCGACACCGCTGGCGTCCATCGGCAGCAGCAGCGTGCGCGCGTTGCGCATCAGTGCCGCACGCCAGTCGCCCTCGGTCGACGTCGCCTCGATCAGCCGCAGTTCCATGCGCCGCACCAGCACGTCGACCTGGGTGCGTACATAGTTCTCGATCGCCGCGATGCGCGTCGACATCACCTCCGCCAGCACGTCGACGGCGGCGCGCTGTGCGTAATGGATACGCCGCGGCGCATAGTGATGACAGGCGATCAACCCCCACAGCCGCCCCTCGCGCACCAGCGACACCACCAGCGTCGCGGTCACGCCCATATTGCGCAGGTACTGGATGTGCAGTGGCGACATGCTGCGCAGGTGGCACATCGACATGTCCAGCTCTTCGCCGCTGTGCGGCAGCCGGCGCGGTTCGACGGCGACCGGCAGGTAGCGCGCATCGACCAGCACGCGCACCCGGTTGCGCAGATAGAGGTCGCGCGCGCGCTGCGGAATGTCGGTTGCCGGATAGCGGTGACCGAGCAGGGTGTCGAGCCGGTCGTCGCGCGCCTCGGCGACGATTTCGCCATGGCCATCGGCATCGAAGCGATACACCATCACGCGGTCGTAATGGGTCAGTTCGCGTATCGACTGCACCGCCGTGTCCGCCAGCGCATCGACGCTCATCGCCTCGCTGAAGCGACGCACCGCCGTCGCCAGCAGCGCCTGTGCCGCGACATCTTCGGCCGGTGGCCCGGCGGTTTCGAGCTCGACGATCAGCGTGCCGGACTGCCCGCGATGCGCCATGCCCTCGAAATGCCGCAGCAGCCCGCCGTGGCCGGTGCTGCAGTGGAAGGGCGTCAGTTCGACTTCCGTCAGCGTCCGGCCCAGTTCGCGCACACGCGCCGCCAAGTCGCCGCCAAGCGCCGGCAGCGGCGCCTCGACCACCGCCGCGTGCGGCACGCCCAGCCACTGTTCGGTATTCAGGCTGGCCTGCAGCACCTGCAGGTCGGATTCACGCACGACCAGCAGCACGCCGTGCGGCTGTATCGAGCCGGCAAGGTGGATGAGCTCGCGCTCGCAGTTGGTCAGGTCGGCCTGACCGAAAGGCGGACTGTAGAGAGGATCGTTCACTTTGCGCGACACGCTCAGTGCATGCGACCCCTGACCCCCACGCCGGGACCGCGCGGCTGCACTGCGCGGATGATGAGACCGATGGTGTTCGAGTCTCCGTTATGGATCAGTACTGCCGACAGTTCAACATCGACGTCGTGCCCGCGCTCGTTGCGCATGCGCGTCGCCAGACGCAGCGTGCCGCTCTGCCGCACCGCGGCGAGCAGACCACCCAGTCCGTCGCTCTCGCCCGACAGCCACGCCGCCATCGAGCGGCCACGCAGCGACGCCATGTCGACGCCCTGCACCAGCTCGACGAAGGCCGGGTTGGCACTCAGCAGCACCCCCTGTTCGTCGGTGAAGGCGACCGCATCAGGTGTCAGGCGCACCAGTTCCGGCAGCATCGCATCGTCGACCGCCGGCGGCATCTGCCCGCCTTCGGGCCAGGCGCGCATCAACAGCAGCGTGCTGCCCTCGTCGCGGAACAGCGATACCCAAGCGTGGATGCGGCCGCCCGACGCCAGGTCGAGCATCGCGTCACCCGGGCGCTCGGACACCCGTACCGTGCCCAGTAGCTCCTCCAGCGCGGGCAGCGAGGACGGCGCCAGCGCGTAGCCGGCCTGACGGCCCGGCATGTCCTGCACCGTGCCGCCGAACAGACGGCCGGCGGCACGGTTGGCATCGACGATGCGCAAGGTGTCGGCGTCCACCACCAGCACTGCGTCGGTGGCGATCTGGAACAGCAGGCGGTAGCGGGTTTCCGCCTGGCGCATGCGCCAGTAGTCGCGCTCCATCGATTGCTGGGCGTCGACCAGCCGCTGCTGCATCGCCGAGACGGCGCGCAGGTCGCGTCCGACCACCAGCAGCGGACCGCCGTGGCCGAGGCGCACGGCGGTGTAGGCCACCGGCAGATCGCTGCCGGCCAGCGACGGGTGGTTGATGTGGCGGGTGCGCGAAACGCCGGACTCGGCCGCCTCGCTCAGCAGGTCCTCGACCTTGCGGCGGGTGTCCGGCGTCACCGTGTCTATCCACTGGCGGCCCAGCCATTCGCCCGCCGCTGCGCTGACCGGCTCGGTGCCGCCCAGCGCAACACTGCGGATGACGCCCTTGTCGTCGATCACCAGCGCAATGTCGCTGGCGACCGACACCAGCATGTCGGCCAACTCCGGTGCCACATCGGAGAAGGCGCTCAGGTCTCCTGGATCGTTCGGTAGCTTGTTCACGGCATGGGCCTGGTTAGCAGGACGGAGAGATACGGGACCGACCTGCTGCAAATTTCGGGCCCGGCCTGGACCGGGACATGCGCTGCCGCGTGGTTCGGAAAAGCCCGGTACGCGCAATTCAACGGAAGCACACCCGCTGATCACCGGACTGCCGACGGCGCAATCGCGACAACGCCTTCAATTGCTTGAGTTTAACGCCTGCATGCTACGGCAAGTCGCTTGCCGGCACACGTGACCGGCGTCAAAAAGTGCGGCGCGTCAGCCAAAGGGGGCATTCAGGCGGACGATGGACAGATTCAGCGCTGCCGCAAACGCGACCCACACCGCATACGGCAGCAAAAGCGCGGCCGCACGTGCGGACCATGGTCGCAGGCGGACCATCAGGAACACCACCGACAGCCACAGCAGCACGACTTCGGCCAGCGCCCAGTCGGGACGGCGCAGATGGAAGAACAGCGCACTCCACAGCACGTTCAGGCCACCGTTGGCGGCGAACATCGCCAGCAACTGGCGACGCCCTCGCGCGTCCGGCGCATGGCGCCAGCCGAGCACACCGGCGGCGGCGGCAAGACCGAAGATGAGGGTCCAGGCCGGCCCGAAAGCCCAGTCCGGCGGCTGCCAGGAGGGTTTGGCGAGCGCACGGTACCACTCGCTCAGATCGGTCATGGCACCGCCCAGGCCGGCCACCGCAAGCGCGGCAAGTGCAGCGACGGCCACCGGCTTCCAGCGCGTGGCCGTCCGGGCATTCATGGCGACACGATGCCGCAGAGGTGCGCGAGGTCCTTGAAGAAGATGCGCATGTGCGCCAGCGGCCGCGCGCGGACCAGCCGCTTGTGCATATAGGCCTGCCAGGTGAGCTGCTGCACGTCGGGATCGCGGCAGATGCTGACGAAGCGTTCGCGCCGCTTGTCGCTCGCGTACCAGAAGCGCTGCATGATGCCGAGCACCATGAACACGCGGCCGTGCGCCTTCATGAAACGCTTGCGCGCCAGCCTCAGCGCGCGCGCATCGCCGGTGACCAGATAGGCATCGACCGCCTCGGCCGCCAGCCGGCCGCCACTGAGCGCGTAATAGATGCCTTCGCCCGACGCCGGCGCGACGACGCCGGCCGCGTCGCCGGCCAGCACGACGTCACGCCCGTTGTCCCAGCGCCGCAGCGGGCGCATCGGAATTGGCGCGCCTTCGCGGCGAACGGTGCCGGCGGCGCCGAGGCCGGCGCTGTCGCGCAAGGCGCTGACGCCGCCGCGTATCGAGAAACCCTTGCGCGCCGAGCCGACGCCAACACTGACCGTGTCGCCGTGCGGGAACACCCAGCCGTAGAAATCGGGCGACAGCCGGCCCTGGTAATAGACATCGCAGCGGCTGCCGTCGAAACCGGTTTGCGGCGCGCGCACGATCTCGTGGTAGGCGAACACGCAGGGCACCTGGTCGGCGCCCGGCACACACTGCCGACCGACCGCCGACAGCGCACCGTCGGCGCCGATGATGGCGCGGGCGCGCACGCAGCGTTCGCCCTGCTCGCCGACGCGGTAATGCACGACAGCCGAGCCGGCACCGTCGCGGCTCACCCGCTGAAAGCTGCCGGTGCGCCGATGCGCGCCGGCGAGTCCGGCACGCTCGCGCAGGTATTCGTCGAACTGCTCGCGATCGACCATGCCTACGAAACCGCCGTCGATCGGCATGTCGACCTCGCGCCCGCTGGGCGCCACCATGCGTGCCGAACGGGCACGGGCGACCAGCAACTCATCCGGAATGCGGAACTCCTCGATCGCCTTCGGCGGTATCGCGCCGCCGCAGGGCTTGATCCGCCCGCCGCGATCGAGCAGCAGCACCGCGTAGCCGCGGCGCGCCAGATCGGTCGCCGCGGTGGCCCCGGCGGGCCCGCCGCCGACCACCACCACATCGTAGTTTTCCATGATCAGGCCTCTCCTTCCGCGCGTGGCATCAGCGGCAGCGGCGCAGCCGGCGCACGCGCCGCCACGGTCGCCGGCTGCAGGCCGGAAATCCGCATCGCCATGGCGGCCGATACGATGAACAGCAACGCCTCGCCGGCGAACACCAGCGCGTAGGCGACGCCCGGCTCGGCGATCAGGGCGCGCGTCAGATCGACCGCGACAGTGCCGGCGAAGCCGCCCAGTGCGAAGGCGATCGCCTGCGCCGCACCCCACAGACCCATGCGCACGCCCTCGCGACCGGCGCCGCCCTGGCCGGCCAGGCGCATCATCGACGCGATCGCCGCCACCGCGAACGCGCCATTGGATACGCCGAGCAGGAACACGGTTTCGCGCAAGGGCCAACCCTGGCCGCTGAAGCCGGCGGCGGTCAGGCCCGCCAGCGCGCAGGCCGAGGCGATGCAGCCGCCGATGATCCACAGCCGCAGCGAGCCGATCTGCCGCCCGCCGAACACGGTGCCGGTCAGCGCCACCAGCAGCATGCCGGCGAACACGCCGCCGTGCTGCAGACCCGACAACTGGGTCGACTGCCCGGGCGAGTAGCCGAACACAGTGCCGGCAAAGGGTTCGAGTATCAGGTCCTGCGCGCTGTAGGCGAGCATGGACACGAAGACGAACAGTGTAAAAAGCCGCGCATGCGACTCGCCCCAGACCTGGGCCAGTGCAGCGCGGAATGGGGTGCCTTTGGGAGGAGAGTGCGGCAGCCCCGTCGAAACCGGTTTGGTTGCGGGGCTGACGCCCTCGACGCCGCGCACGGCGACGAGTGCAAGCATGAAGGCGCAGACCGAGGTGCCGGCAACGACCTGCAACAGCCGCTCGCCGGAGAACGGATCGAGCAGCTTGCCGGTGATGCCGGCCGTCACGGCGAAGCCGAGAATCATCATCATCCAGACGATGGTGGCGGCGGCCGCACGGCGGCCGTCGTCCACGCGCTTGGCGAGCAGCACCAGCAGCGAGGTGCCGGCGGCGCCGACACCGACGCCGATCAGCATGAAGGCAAGCACCGCCAGTGCGACACCGGCGACGAAGTGGTCGGCCATCAGCACGGTGGCGAGCGCGGCCAGCGTGCCGCCGGCGGCAAGCACCGCCATGCCGCCGATGATCCAAGGCGTGCGCCGCCCACCCAGATCCGAACCGTGCCCGAGGCGCGGCCGCAGCATCTGCACCGCGTAATGCAGCGCCACCAGGATGCCGGGCAGCATGGCCGGCAAAGCCAGTTCGACCACCATGACGCGGTTCAGCGTCGACGTGGTCAGCACGACGATGGCGCCGAGCGCGGTCTGCACCAGACCGAGGCGGAAGATGCCGATCCAGCCGAGGGCCTGGTTCATGTCAGTCGCCTCCGAGCGCGCGCAGCGCGAAGGCGCTCACCAGCATGCCGAGCACGTAGAGCGTAATGCCGGTGCCGTTGTACCAGGGCGCGCGAGCGCGCGGGTCGTCCAGCAGCCGGGACATCAGCATCAGCTGGGCACCGAGC
The window above is part of the Methyloversatilis discipulorum genome. Proteins encoded here:
- a CDS encoding BCD family MFS transporter, translating into MNQALGWIGIFRLGLVQTALGAIVVLTTSTLNRVMVVELALPAMLPGILVALHYAVQMLRPRLGHGSDLGGRRTPWIIGGMAVLAAGGTLAALATVLMADHFVAGVALAVLAFMLIGVGVGAAGTSLLVLLAKRVDDGRRAAAATIVWMMMILGFAVTAGITGKLLDPFSGERLLQVVAGTSVCAFMLALVAVRGVEGVSPATKPVSTGLPHSPPKGTPFRAALAQVWGESHARLFTLFVFVSMLAYSAQDLILEPFAGTVFGYSPGQSTQLSGLQHGGVFAGMLLVALTGTVFGGRQIGSLRLWIIGGCIASACALAGLTAAGFSGQGWPLRETVFLLGVSNGAFAVAAIASMMRLAGQGGAGREGVRMGLWGAAQAIAFALGGFAGTVAVDLTRALIAEPGVAYALVFAGEALLFIVSAAMAMRISGLQPATVAARAPAAPLPLMPRAEGEA
- a CDS encoding GAF domain-containing protein produces the protein MNDPLYSPPFGQADLTNCERELIHLAGSIQPHGVLLVVRESDLQVLQASLNTEQWLGVPHAAVVEAPLPALGGDLAARVRELGRTLTEVELTPFHCSTGHGGLLRHFEGMAHRGQSGTLIVELETAGPPAEDVAAQALLATAVRRFSEAMSVDALADTAVQSIRELTHYDRVMVYRFDADGHGEIVAEARDDRLDTLLGHRYPATDIPQRARDLYLRNRVRVLVDARYLPVAVEPRRLPHSGEELDMSMCHLRSMSPLHIQYLRNMGVTATLVVSLVREGRLWGLIACHHYAPRRIHYAQRAAVDVLAEVMSTRIAAIENYVRTQVDVLVRRMELRLIEATSTEGDWRAALMRNARTLLLPMDASGVALLHDGELLTAGEVPSTEAVRALAGWVSGEMKQMLFSCASVERANPALAYLTPVVCGVLAIDLSTRGRNLLMWFRREQRAKLTWAGDPAKPMVDNDPLTLSPRRSFEAWSEIVRGTAAPWSRADLALARAIGASLRDVIMQTQAVRLLIAQHQLEKFRTAVDESPEPLLVADGDGRILFPSPALAGILPGGCRQPANFDELAALFEDQASVRDVLRSLREGRVSWRGEWRMSGGIALGVRADVVPGPRDAVLGCILIFTDLTDAKRTEAARRHLEQSLTMTGQADAQLTTREARGLPDEVMGAILANASVAAMELTDTTASIPVATLIEELEASATRAAAVYARLREFNRPL
- a CDS encoding TspO/MBR family protein, giving the protein MNARTATRWKPVAVAALAALAVAGLGGAMTDLSEWYRALAKPSWQPPDWAFGPAWTLIFGLAAAAGVLGWRHAPDARGRRQLLAMFAANGGLNVLWSALFFHLRRPDWALAEVVLLWLSVVFLMVRLRPWSARAAALLLPYAVWVAFAAALNLSIVRLNAPFG
- the ppsR gene encoding transcriptional regulator PpsR translates to MNKLPNDPGDLSAFSDVAPELADMLVSVASDIALVIDDKGVIRSVALGGTEPVSAAAGEWLGRQWIDTVTPDTRRKVEDLLSEAAESGVSRTRHINHPSLAGSDLPVAYTAVRLGHGGPLLVVGRDLRAVSAMQQRLVDAQQSMERDYWRMRQAETRYRLLFQIATDAVLVVDADTLRIVDANRAAGRLFGGTVQDMPGRQAGYALAPSSLPALEELLGTVRVSERPGDAMLDLASGGRIHAWVSLFRDEGSTLLLMRAWPEGGQMPPAVDDAMLPELVRLTPDAVAFTDEQGVLLSANPAFVELVQGVDMASLRGRSMAAWLSGESDGLGGLLAAVRQSGTLRLATRMRNERGHDVDVELSAVLIHNGDSNTIGLIIRAVQPRGPGVGVRGRMH
- a CDS encoding geranylgeranyl diphosphate reductase translates to MENYDVVVVGGGPAGATAATDLARRGYAVLLLDRGGRIKPCGGAIPPKAIEEFRIPDELLVARARSARMVAPSGREVDMPIDGGFVGMVDREQFDEYLRERAGLAGAHRRTGSFQRVSRDGAGSAVVHYRVGEQGERCVRARAIIGADGALSAVGRQCVPGADQVPCVFAYHEIVRAPQTGFDGSRCDVYYQGRLSPDFYGWVFPHGDTVSVGVGSARKGFSIRGGVSALRDSAGLGAAGTVRREGAPIPMRPLRRWDNGRDVVLAGDAAGVVAPASGEGIYYALSGGRLAAEAVDAYLVTGDARALRLARKRFMKAHGRVFMVLGIMQRFWYASDKRRERFVSICRDPDVQQLTWQAYMHKRLVRARPLAHMRIFFKDLAHLCGIVSP